Below is a window of Gossypium hirsutum isolate 1008001.06 chromosome A12, Gossypium_hirsutum_v2.1, whole genome shotgun sequence DNA.
tccttGGTGCCCCATGAGACTTAGCTTCTTCTATAATGTTAAGTCAGTGTGTTTAGACCCGCCAATTCCTTTTCCGTAACATTTGAAAGGTCGCACCATATTTTTTAGATTGTGATTTGGGGtcgttgttttctttttcttgtctaaCCAATATTTTAGCCAACACTATTTTAGAAGTGTTTATTCTGTAAAGAAGgtcaaataaaaaattgattctatttttttgttgtatcagtatttttattttttaataaaagattataattttaagatttttatgaCTTTCTgttataatttttgttataattattatgatattttaataaatttaaaagggtttaattgattttttttttaaatttattactatggCATTTTTTACCCTTTAACCATTTTAGTTACCAAAAATTTATAATCTACAtccaataaaaaaatactaatcaaattgaataaatgtgtaaaggttgaaagttaaatttattattataccttatatataaacaCTAAATTTTATCGAAATGACTATTTTACTCACTAATTTAATGTacagaaattaaattattaatttattcaataaaaaacCTTGCTATATGGTGTTTCATTCAcatctaaaatgataaattttataaatatccctatatatacaatataaattCCTTTCCTATTACCCCAAAACCGTTGGACACAAAATTCAATGGATTATATTCTTTTGACGCATGTCATGCATATGGTTAATCTTGGAAGACAAAACAACTAATATGAAATAATAagagatatttaaaaaaaatgaagaagaagtaggaggaggaggaggaaatttCCTATATTTTTTACTCAAAGGAACTTCTTAAATTGACTGATTTTATTCCATGTATTGTttcaaggaagaagaaaaacaaaggtCATCGTATTTGATGCGTTATTCAGGGTAGAATTTCTTAAACACTACAGTAGTCTAAACTCGAGACGTTAGAAGCTTACTAACGCGTTTCAGCAGTCTCAATCATGCTTATTTTCCTCACAAATGCTGTAGGCCATGTATAAGAATCTAACCCCATTTCCCAAGTATTTATAAACATGCTAATTGCCATTGCCAAGCATCGAAGTCAAAGATTCTAAATCCTAGGCAATGGCTGAGCGAGAGCAGGTCAAGCCCTTTGCCTCCGCCACCTTAGGAGGAGTtcgcagcagcagcagcagcgaCGACGACGAAGCTTTGTCTATGGAAATGCAGCTGAGAAAGAGGAGATATATCCAGTGCTGTGGCTGCATCGCCGCTCTTTTTTTAATCCTAGCCGTCGTAGTTTTAGTCCTGTCTTTCACCGTGTTTCGAATCGGGGACCCATTGATCAGGTTGAATTCTCTAACGATACAGAGCCTGGATATTTCAACGAACGGAAGTTTAAAGACTCGTGTGAACTTGACACTTTTAGTTGATGTTTCGGTGAAGAACCCCAACGCGGCAACCTTCAAATTCGATAACTGCTCGACGACGATTTACTACGGTGGCAGGGTGGTGGGCGAGGGCGTCCATTTCCAAGAGAAGATTAAGCCCAGGCGTACGCTGCGGAGAAATGTGACGGTGGCAATAGATCCTGTGAAATTCGTGGAAGTTCCCGGCTTTATCACTGATTTAATGGTTGCTAAGAGATTGAATGTAAGCAGTCATACCATAATTTCAGGCCGGGTTAATGTTATGAACCTCGTTAAAAAGCACGTTGTGGTGAAATTCAATTGTTTCATGAATGTTAGATTCCCCAACAATGGCTTTCACGGAGAGAAGTGCAAGCCAGAACTCGATTTCTAAAGTTCATAAATGATGATGATAGTTATTTGTTGAAGTTGTGGTTAGGTATGCAGAGAGCACTTGGATTAGTTTGTTGTTTTTAATATGAAACTACATGTAAAGAGTTAGAAGTAGTGTAAGAAAAATTTCCCAGTTTTTTTTGTTTACTGATCGATTTCTGTCATAATAGGAACTACAAGGTTATTGGTCCTATTCCACGTATGCATGAATCCGGTGGTGCTAAATATCCAGCAAGTTTAGTgtaagaaacaaaaaagaatatCAAACTTTAGGCTACACTTAAATTGAATGAAGGCCTTGCCATATACTAAAAATATGTGGGGGGAAATCATTCATTGCAACACTTGGACTAATTTGGTCAAGGAAATGAAATGAGGTCAAGGAAAAGGTATAATTTGGGCTCAATCTTCCTTCACGACCTGCATCCATCCTTGTCCATAAAGAATATTTTGCTTTTACTTCTTTTAGTTTACCAAAAAAACAAATACATGGTTTTAATTGAAGTTGTGAGGGAGGGGAAAAAATATTCGTACATATAACACTCCTctgttttattaaatttatctcattttttatttttaattcctcAAATTTTTCCACTTTGAGATCTATTTTTAAAACTATATCttataaattagtttttaaatatatttttataatttataattaattaattgaggtccttgaaatttaatcttataaatatatttgtattatttggattgatatattttttttattcaaacttaATCGATCTTGGTGAGTAATTATGACTCAATTGTAAAGTTAAAACGTGctgaaaataaatcaaataagaaTCGAATCAAATAAGATTCtcttatttaaaagataaaataattatgGGTGTTTATGAAAAATATCTTAACCATTATGAAAATTGATTGTAACAAATGCCCTTTATAGAGACTTGTGGAAAATTGATTGTATTGTACtctttatatatatgaatttgacaaGTGGATCCTTATGGGGCCTTGCCTCTCCTCACCTCCAATTTTGggaatttctttttcctttaaattttaaaatattttaggcTTAGTTTAGATAGGCGGTGTGTTTActtccggtgaggttaaaaacagcggtggcgatgagattagttactgtagcggtgagattagatactgtagcagtgagattaAAAAGAATGGTgcagtgtgtgtttggattcaaacacagctgtagcggtgaggtgagaataaaaaatgactattaaggacatcagattagaattgatatataatagaagttttttaacttattttacttttttaaaattattaaaatatgtgaatttataaattcatttaataaaatattaaaatgtatcttccaatattttattataaatattttaatgaattatataatcaatttaaattatttattagataaaatgataattattttttattttttataattaaatattcttttataacaatgataaatattattttcacaaatagtaacattatacttgcatcaaattttgaagtatctaaacggatgattttttaataataaaaaatatatatagtaacataagacataacaagtttcattattactagaaattaggctatgatacaaaatgtttttataaatatGGATTCATTAAACTAGTTGCAATGGTTTCCCTTAACATCGCGATTTCAAGGTCACTTTCACTGTTAGAAGGACTCAATTCACCTCTATCAAAATGGCCTGAAGAGACTGGCACCAAATTGtcgaaaatcctcatcatttgaccaagcatgtcttcgaatgtaattatgcaaaatcattgttgcaataactattaaaacttgcttgttgaatgaataacttggaatatctcttaatattggccttttattttttttccacactccaaatgtccgttcaatcacagagcgtaacgaagaatgggcatgattaaagatttctttttttccAGATACTTAATGATTACCTCGACAAAAATAAGGTAAATGATATCGTTCCCTTATATGGACCTAGAAAACCTGCCATTTGTGGATATCCTGAatccacaagataatattttcctacaaaaaagtaaaacataatatcaagtttaaaaataaattaatatttttaatattttttatgtaaaga
It encodes the following:
- the LOC121211476 gene encoding uncharacterized protein, which gives rise to MAEREQVKPFASATLGGVRSSSSSDDDEALSMEMQLRKRRYIQCCGCIAALFLILAVVVLVLSFTVFRIGDPLIRLNSLTIQSLDISTNGSLKTRVNLTLLVDVSVKNPNAATFKFDNCSTTIYYGGRVVGEGVHFQEKIKPRRTLRRNVTVAIDPVKFVEVPGFITDLMVAKRLNIPQQWLSRREVQARTRFLKFINDDDSYLLKLWNYKVIGPIPRMHESGGAKYPASLV